A window of Lytechinus pictus isolate F3 Inbred chromosome 7, Lp3.0, whole genome shotgun sequence contains these coding sequences:
- the LOC129264903 gene encoding monocarboxylate transporter 13-like isoform X1, protein MSAQHDCVSIKQEPYCNGEEDNYQSPNQNLTSRKSHSNHSLHVLEEEPPLACLEVTEHQRVMHRAGMKHPRWWKYIVLFGTFLDFLLVFGFFKGIGVFVVEWQEHFQISSVKAGTITIGTAFVMPFTTPLGGALSQRYGCRPIAIIGGLISSGATFGAAFSPNLPILIILICICGVGMSMTFAPCPAVLGFYFDRHLGFASGIMMSGVGAGILIFPPIIQALCNSYGWQGALLITSAIFAHCSICGMSYRPTPAERFNIAKLRASHSRSPSHGSDIENKTFLDEESNKQGVADEQNVNRTLPKGCFMTIADRCVKYVRLLQINIIWTNRHVALFYTSIVFVSFGYYSSLVYMTARSVYDLGVTKQDASYVLSTMGISSMLSRIAHGPLLDRKIISVFHLAPIALTISGLSSLFNPLANSYILQHLLAISFGIGSGAFNGLCPMLLRSLVDSSIVASSFGLYVMITGFGNLIGTFTLGALYDASGSYHSAYYVAGASTLFAVFLFVIQALLRKRSISSQDISKERKS, encoded by the exons ATGTCTGCCCAGCATGACTGCGTCTCCATTAAGCAAGAGCCATATTGTAATGGTGAAGAGGACAACTATCAAAGTCCGAACCAGAATCTTACATCACGCAAATCACACTCAAACCATAGCCTTCATGTTTTAGAAGAAGAGCCTCCTCTCGCATGTCTTGAGGTTACAGAACACCAACGTGTTATGCATCGTGCAGGGATGAAGCACCCCCGATGGTGGAAATACATCGTGCTCTTTGGAACATTCTTGGATTTTCTACTGGTTTTTGGTTTCTTCAAAGGTATCGGTGTGTTCGTTGTGGAGTGGCAAGAACATTTTCAAATAAGCTCTGTCAAAGCCGGCACCATTACCATTGGGACAGCTTTTGTTATGCCTTTTACAA CACCTTTAGGGGGAGCATTGAGTCAGCGATATGGATGTAGACCTATAGCTATTATTGGAGGCTTGATTTCGTCTGGTGCCACCTTCGGGGCTGCCTTTAGTCCAAATTTACCTATATTAATCATTCTGATATGTATATGTG GGGTTGGAATGAGTATGACTTTTGCCCCTTGCCCTGCCGTCCTTGGTTTCTATTTTGatcgccatcttggatttgcgaGTGGTATCATGATGTCCGGTGTAGGAGCTGGGATCCTGATTTTCCCTCCCATCATACAAGCACTCTGCAATAGCTATGGTTGGCAAGGAGCTCTTCTGATAACCTCCGCCATCTTCGCACACTGCTCTATATGTGGAATGTCATATCGCCCCACACCCGCAGAGAGGTTTAATATTGCCAAGCTCCGTGCCTCGCATTCACGGTCTCCATCTCATGGATCAGATATAGAAAACAAAACTTTCTTGGATGAAGAAAGCAACAAGCAGGGTGTTGCAGATGAGCAAAATGTCAATAGGACGCTTCCCAAAGGTTGCTTTATGACCATTGCAGACAGGTGTGTGAAGTATGTTCGTTTGCTCCAAATTAATATCATCTGGACTAACAGACATGTAGCGTTGTTCTATACCAGTATTGTATTCGTGTCCTTTGGATACTATTCTTCACTCGTTTACATGACTGCTAGGTCGGTATATGACCTAGGTGTTACAAAGCAAGACGCGTCCTATGTCTTGTCCACAATGGGAATAAGCAGTATGCTCAGTAGGATTGCTCATGGTCCTCTCCTTGATAGAAAAATCATATCAGTCTTTCATCTAGCTCCCATTGCCCTGACCATTAGTGGCCTGAGCTCGCTCTTCAATCCCCTCGCAAATTCTTACATCCTTCAGCACCTTCTCGCCATCTCTTTTGGGATTGGAAGTGGAGCGTTCAACGGCTTGTGTCCTATGCTTTTACGCTCCCTGGTTGATTCGTCCATTGTAGCGAGCTCTTTTGGACTGTACGTGATGATCACTGGATTTGGAAACCTCATCGGTACTTTTACTCTCG
- the LOC129264903 gene encoding monocarboxylate transporter 13-like isoform X2, with product MSAQHDCVSIKQEPYCNGEEDNYQSPNQNLTSRKSHSNHSLHVLEEEPPLACLEVTEHQRVMHRAGMKHPRWWKYIVLFGTFLDFLLVFGFFKGIGVFVVEWQEHFQISSVKAGTITIGTAFVMPFTTPLGGALSQRYGCRPIAIIGGLISSGATFGAAFSPNLPILIILICICGVGMSMTFAPCPAVLGFYFDRHLGFASGIMMSGVGAGILIFPPIIQALCNSYGWQGALLITSAIFAHCSICGMSYRPTPAERFNIAKLRASHSRSPSHGSDIENKTFLDEESNKQGVADEQNVNRTLPKGCFMTIADRCVKYVRLLQINIIWTNRHVALFYTSIVFVSFGYYSSLVYMTARSVYDLGVTKQDASYVLSTMGISSMLSRIAHGPLLDRKIISVFHLAPIALTISGLSSLFNPLANSYILQHLLAISFGIGSGAFNGLCPMLLRSLVDSSIVASSFGLYVMITGFGNLIGTFTLASDDHHV from the exons ATGTCTGCCCAGCATGACTGCGTCTCCATTAAGCAAGAGCCATATTGTAATGGTGAAGAGGACAACTATCAAAGTCCGAACCAGAATCTTACATCACGCAAATCACACTCAAACCATAGCCTTCATGTTTTAGAAGAAGAGCCTCCTCTCGCATGTCTTGAGGTTACAGAACACCAACGTGTTATGCATCGTGCAGGGATGAAGCACCCCCGATGGTGGAAATACATCGTGCTCTTTGGAACATTCTTGGATTTTCTACTGGTTTTTGGTTTCTTCAAAGGTATCGGTGTGTTCGTTGTGGAGTGGCAAGAACATTTTCAAATAAGCTCTGTCAAAGCCGGCACCATTACCATTGGGACAGCTTTTGTTATGCCTTTTACAA CACCTTTAGGGGGAGCATTGAGTCAGCGATATGGATGTAGACCTATAGCTATTATTGGAGGCTTGATTTCGTCTGGTGCCACCTTCGGGGCTGCCTTTAGTCCAAATTTACCTATATTAATCATTCTGATATGTATATGTG GGGTTGGAATGAGTATGACTTTTGCCCCTTGCCCTGCCGTCCTTGGTTTCTATTTTGatcgccatcttggatttgcgaGTGGTATCATGATGTCCGGTGTAGGAGCTGGGATCCTGATTTTCCCTCCCATCATACAAGCACTCTGCAATAGCTATGGTTGGCAAGGAGCTCTTCTGATAACCTCCGCCATCTTCGCACACTGCTCTATATGTGGAATGTCATATCGCCCCACACCCGCAGAGAGGTTTAATATTGCCAAGCTCCGTGCCTCGCATTCACGGTCTCCATCTCATGGATCAGATATAGAAAACAAAACTTTCTTGGATGAAGAAAGCAACAAGCAGGGTGTTGCAGATGAGCAAAATGTCAATAGGACGCTTCCCAAAGGTTGCTTTATGACCATTGCAGACAGGTGTGTGAAGTATGTTCGTTTGCTCCAAATTAATATCATCTGGACTAACAGACATGTAGCGTTGTTCTATACCAGTATTGTATTCGTGTCCTTTGGATACTATTCTTCACTCGTTTACATGACTGCTAGGTCGGTATATGACCTAGGTGTTACAAAGCAAGACGCGTCCTATGTCTTGTCCACAATGGGAATAAGCAGTATGCTCAGTAGGATTGCTCATGGTCCTCTCCTTGATAGAAAAATCATATCAGTCTTTCATCTAGCTCCCATTGCCCTGACCATTAGTGGCCTGAGCTCGCTCTTCAATCCCCTCGCAAATTCTTACATCCTTCAGCACCTTCTCGCCATCTCTTTTGGGATTGGAAGTGGAGCGTTCAACGGCTTGTGTCCTATGCTTTTACGCTCCCTGGTTGATTCGTCCATTGTAGCGAGCTCTTTTGGACTGTACGTGATGATCACTGGATTTGGAAACCTCATCGGTACTTTTACTCTCG